A genomic segment from Bradyrhizobium sp. ISRA430 encodes:
- the ftsE gene encoding cell division ATP-binding protein FtsE, translating to MVRFENVGLRYGLGPEILRDLSFQIPAHSFQFLTGPSGAGKTSLLRLLFLSHRPTRGLINLFGHDISQLGKDEIADLRKRIGIVLQDFRLLDHMTTYENVALPFRVMGRSESSYRKEVIDLLRWVGLGDRMDALPPILSGGEKQRAAIARAVISRPQLLLADEPTGSVDPTLGRRLLRLFIELNKSGTAVIIATHDITLMDQYEARRLVLHQGRLHVYE from the coding sequence TTGGTTCGGTTCGAAAATGTCGGACTGCGTTACGGTCTGGGGCCAGAGATCCTGCGCGACCTGAGCTTCCAGATTCCGGCGCATTCCTTCCAGTTTCTCACCGGCCCGTCCGGCGCCGGCAAGACCTCGTTGCTGCGCCTGTTGTTCCTGTCGCATCGGCCGACGCGTGGCCTGATCAACCTGTTCGGCCATGACATCTCGCAGCTCGGCAAGGACGAGATAGCCGACTTGCGCAAGCGCATCGGCATCGTGCTCCAGGATTTCCGCCTGCTCGACCACATGACGACCTACGAGAACGTGGCGCTGCCGTTCCGCGTCATGGGTCGCAGCGAATCGAGCTATCGCAAGGAGGTCATCGATCTCTTGCGCTGGGTGGGGCTCGGCGACCGTATGGACGCGCTGCCGCCGATCCTGTCCGGTGGCGAGAAGCAACGCGCGGCGATTGCGCGCGCGGTGATCTCGCGGCCGCAGCTCCTGCTCGCGGACGAGCCGACCGGCAGCGTCGATCCGACGCTCGGGCGCCGTCTGCTGCGCCTGTTCATCGAGCTCAACAAGTCCGGCACCGCCGTCATCATCGCGACCCACGATATTACGCTGATGGATCAGTACGAGGCGCGGCGGCTGGTGCTGCACCAGGGACGGCTGCACGTCTATGAGTAG
- a CDS encoding lysophospholipid acyltransferase family protein, producing MFLIFLRSLVFNVLFYIVFVVLAIVALPTFLMPVRALLTVAGWWANATLFLMRVVCNIKVEFRGQEKIPKGPLVIVAKHQSFWETFALLQFFDRPIFILKRQLMNIPVFGQFLIKTGMIAIDRTAGVKALLDMTRRAREAVRSGCQLVIFPEGTRRAPGAPPDYKTGFAQIYSACGVQCLPIALNSGLFWPRRTFMRYPGTLVVEFLDPLPPGLPKDEYIAHIRDAIEGATSRIVETGRKEQERLIGSAPSYAATST from the coding sequence ATGTTCCTGATTTTCCTGCGCTCGCTCGTGTTCAACGTGCTGTTTTACATCGTGTTCGTTGTGCTCGCGATCGTGGCGCTGCCGACCTTCCTGATGCCGGTGCGCGCGCTGCTGACGGTCGCCGGATGGTGGGCAAATGCAACCCTGTTCCTTATGCGCGTTGTCTGCAACATCAAGGTCGAATTCCGCGGACAGGAGAAGATCCCGAAGGGGCCGCTGGTGATCGTGGCGAAGCATCAGTCGTTCTGGGAGACCTTTGCATTGCTCCAGTTCTTCGATCGGCCGATCTTCATCCTCAAGCGGCAGCTCATGAACATTCCGGTGTTCGGCCAATTTCTGATCAAGACCGGCATGATCGCGATCGACCGCACCGCCGGCGTCAAGGCGCTCCTGGACATGACACGGCGGGCGCGTGAAGCCGTGCGCAGTGGCTGCCAGCTCGTGATTTTCCCCGAAGGCACGCGCCGTGCGCCCGGCGCGCCGCCCGACTACAAGACCGGCTTCGCCCAGATCTATTCCGCCTGCGGCGTGCAGTGCCTGCCGATCGCGCTCAACTCCGGCCTGTTCTGGCCGCGCCGCACCTTCATGCGCTATCCCGGCACGCTGGTGGTCGAATTCCTCGACCCGCTGCCCCCAGGCCTGCCGAAGGACGAGTACATCGCACATATCCGCGATGCCATCGAGGGCGCGACCAGCCGCATCGTCGAAACCGGCCGCAAGGAGCAGGAACGGCTGATCGGATCCGCGCCGAGCTACGCGGCGACGAGCACCTAG
- a CDS encoding YdcF family protein has translation MTSPTDDRSPNLPRGWLRAMVVSTLAIAFVGAAAGFLAFLSQLRGAELAPDRKADGIVVLTGGSSRVSDAMELLAAGYGKRLLISGVHPTSTASDISRTLPESQSFMHCCVDLDRTAVSTRGNAAETRRWAQERGFKSLIVVTSNYHMPRALVEFSHAMPEMALIPFAVVGDKWREEPWWTSASTLRLLLSEYVKYIAAELRVRLEDFGVDLAPEVSEQPAGQPPKRPATAQAN, from the coding sequence ATGACCTCGCCGACCGACGATCGATCGCCGAACCTGCCGCGCGGCTGGCTGCGCGCGATGGTCGTGTCGACCCTCGCGATCGCCTTCGTCGGGGCCGCGGCGGGCTTCCTCGCGTTCCTGTCGCAATTGCGCGGCGCCGAGCTCGCGCCGGACCGCAAGGCCGACGGCATCGTGGTGCTGACCGGCGGCTCCTCGCGGGTGTCGGACGCGATGGAGCTGCTGGCCGCCGGCTACGGCAAACGGCTCCTGATCTCGGGGGTGCACCCGACCTCTACGGCAAGCGACATCTCCCGGACACTGCCGGAGAGCCAGTCCTTCATGCATTGCTGCGTCGATCTCGACCGCACCGCGGTCTCGACCCGTGGCAACGCGGCGGAGACGCGGCGCTGGGCGCAGGAGCGCGGCTTCAAGTCACTGATCGTGGTCACATCGAATTACCACATGCCGCGGGCGCTGGTGGAGTTCTCGCACGCAATGCCGGAGATGGCGCTGATCCCGTTCGCTGTGGTCGGCGACAAATGGCGCGAGGAGCCGTGGTGGACTTCGGCCTCGACGCTGCGGCTACTCTTGTCGGAATATGTCAAATACATCGCGGCTGAGCTTAGGGTGCGGCTCGAGGATTTCGGGGTTGACCTTGCGCCCGAAGTGTCGGAGCAGCCTGCGGGCCAGCCGCCGAAGCGGCCCGCCACCGCACAGGCCAATTGA
- a CDS encoding MJ0042-type zinc finger domain-containing protein, producing the protein MHIVCPHCTTSYAIKLASLGANGRTVRCSRCKETWVAHPEDAIEEASVPTMVAASRADDQSDLAEQWNSYARDDGAADTPVVDSPSIASDWPDENAGQTEDDWSAAGSAEDDGAGVQHQSWFRGLFRRRMALASRTEAAPARRKSYPGLPTACAAMGALVAALVIWRTDMVRLLPQTAAFYRMVGFDVNLRGLAFKDVKLSSETVDRKQVLVIEGVIVGEGNKKPLEIPRLRFAVRDAQGAEIYAWNAVLEQTVLRPGERAFFRSRLASPPAEGRNIDVRFFNRRDVVGGSV; encoded by the coding sequence ATGCACATCGTCTGTCCCCATTGTACGACATCCTATGCCATCAAGCTCGCGAGCCTTGGGGCCAATGGGCGGACCGTGCGTTGCTCCCGCTGCAAGGAGACCTGGGTGGCGCATCCCGAGGACGCCATCGAGGAGGCCTCCGTCCCAACCATGGTCGCAGCAAGCCGGGCCGACGATCAGTCTGATCTGGCCGAGCAATGGAACTCTTACGCCAGGGACGACGGCGCGGCCGATACGCCCGTGGTCGACAGCCCTTCGATCGCCAGCGACTGGCCGGACGAGAACGCTGGACAGACCGAGGACGACTGGTCGGCGGCCGGCTCCGCCGAGGACGACGGCGCCGGCGTGCAGCACCAGTCCTGGTTCCGCGGCCTGTTCCGCCGCCGCATGGCGCTAGCGAGCCGCACCGAAGCCGCGCCGGCTCGGCGGAAATCCTATCCCGGGCTACCGACCGCCTGCGCCGCGATGGGCGCCCTGGTCGCGGCCCTCGTGATTTGGCGCACCGACATGGTGCGGCTGCTGCCGCAGACGGCGGCATTCTACAGAATGGTCGGCTTCGACGTGAACCTGCGTGGGCTGGCCTTTAAGGACGTCAAGCTCTCCAGCGAGACGGTGGACCGCAAGCAGGTGCTGGTGATCGAGGGCGTGATCGTCGGCGAGGGCAACAAGAAGCCGCTCGAGATCCCGCGGCTGCGCTTCGCGGTGCGCGACGCGCAAGGCGCCGAGATCTATGCCTGGAACGCAGTACTGGAGCAGACAGTTCTTCGGCCCGGCGAGCGCGCCTTTTTCAGGTCGCGCCTAGCCTCGCCACCGGCTGAGGGCCGCAATATCGATGTTCGTTTCTTCAACCGGCGCGACGTTGTCGGCGGCAGCGTATAA
- a CDS encoding ABC transporter permease: protein MSRTEERGVLVDLGQERPPLPAKARNMSPIVPRASIHGRALVAVVAIMTFLASMTTGTVLLVSASAAEWQSDVASEITIQVRPQAGRDIERDTAAVAEAMRAQAGIVEVKPFSKEESGKLLEPWLGTGLSMDDLPVPRMIIARVQPGTALDLAALRARVTQVAPSASVDDHRAWIERMRSMTNATVLAGLGILALVIVATIISVSFATRGAMAANRPIVEVLHFVGAGDRYIANRFLRHFLRLGLEGGVIGGGVAMLVFGFSESIAGWFSGTPVGDQFAALLGTFSLRPSGYIVLAVQALLIGAITAVASRQTLFATLNDVE, encoded by the coding sequence ATGAGTAGGACCGAAGAGCGCGGCGTGCTGGTTGACCTCGGACAGGAGCGTCCGCCGCTGCCGGCCAAGGCGCGCAACATGTCGCCGATCGTGCCGCGCGCCTCGATTCACGGTCGCGCGCTGGTCGCCGTTGTTGCCATCATGACCTTCCTCGCCTCGATGACGACCGGCACGGTGTTACTGGTCAGCGCCTCGGCGGCGGAATGGCAATCGGATGTCGCGAGCGAAATCACCATCCAGGTCCGCCCGCAGGCCGGGCGCGACATCGAGCGCGACACTGCGGCGGTCGCCGAGGCGATGCGCGCGCAAGCGGGCATCGTCGAAGTCAAGCCGTTCAGCAAGGAGGAATCCGGCAAGCTGCTCGAGCCGTGGCTCGGCACCGGCCTGTCGATGGACGATCTGCCGGTGCCGCGCATGATCATCGCCCGAGTGCAGCCGGGCACGGCGCTTGACCTCGCCGCCTTGCGCGCCCGCGTGACGCAGGTGGCCCCAAGCGCGAGCGTCGACGATCACCGCGCCTGGATCGAGCGCATGCGCTCGATGACCAATGCGACCGTGCTCGCCGGCCTGGGGATCCTCGCGCTCGTGATCGTCGCGACCATCATCTCAGTCTCGTTCGCAACCCGCGGCGCGATGGCGGCGAACCGCCCGATCGTCGAGGTCTTGCATTTCGTCGGCGCCGGTGACCGCTACATCGCCAACCGTTTCCTGCGGCATTTCCTCCGCCTGGGGCTCGAGGGCGGCGTGATCGGCGGCGGCGTCGCCATGTTGGTGTTCGGTTTCTCCGAGTCGATCGCCGGCTGGTTCTCGGGCACCCCGGTCGGCGACCAGTTTGCGGCCCTGCTCGGCACCTTCTCGCTGCGGCCGTCCGGCTACATCGTGCTCGCGGTGCAGGCGCTGCTGATCGGCGCGATCACCGCGGTCGCCTCGCGCCAGACACTGTTCGCGACGCTGAATGATGTTGAGTGA
- a CDS encoding gamma-glutamylcyclotransferase: protein MSEIALPPVTTATGDLWVFGYGSLMWRPGFEFEERVPARLVGEHRALCVYSFVHRGTPEKPGLVLGLDRGGACRGIAFRIAEKNRTDVVAYLREREQVTSVYREVMRSVWLENDARQRVSALAYVVDRGHAQYAGRLSLAEQHRHVLQGHGQSGANRDYVTATVKAIEAEGFRDTQLHQLATMLHGDAHALHAPAPAEDHENR from the coding sequence ATGTCGGAAATTGCCCTTCCCCCCGTCACCACCGCCACGGGCGACCTCTGGGTGTTCGGCTACGGCTCGCTGATGTGGCGGCCGGGCTTCGAATTCGAGGAACGCGTCCCGGCGCGGCTGGTCGGCGAGCACCGCGCGCTCTGCGTCTATTCCTTCGTGCATCGCGGTACCCCGGAGAAGCCGGGCCTCGTGCTCGGGCTCGACCGCGGCGGGGCGTGCCGCGGCATCGCCTTCCGCATCGCCGAAAAGAACCGCACCGACGTAGTCGCCTATTTGCGGGAACGCGAGCAGGTGACGTCGGTCTATCGCGAGGTGATGCGCTCGGTGTGGCTCGAGAACGATGCGCGCCAGCGCGTATCGGCGCTCGCCTATGTCGTCGACCGCGGCCACGCCCAATATGCCGGACGGCTGTCGCTCGCCGAGCAGCACCGCCACGTGCTCCAGGGCCATGGCCAGTCCGGCGCCAACCGCGATTACGTGACCGCAACGGTGAAGGCGATCGAGGCCGAAGGCTTTCGCGACACACAGCTACATCAACTCGCGACAATGTTGCATGGTGATGCGCATGCCCTGCACGCGCCGGCTCCGGCTGAAGACCACGAAAATCGCTAG